The Flavobacterium commune genome contains a region encoding:
- a CDS encoding pectate lyase family protein, whose amino-acid sequence MNIVKTLAFCAGTMITFTFSASAQTQNVIPVSKSVKVDFDLAQRRTLEVNDPNYISWPISEGTQFEKSFGDLKVTMKGAINSSWHKTGIQAPFYARLVSDGIVADKSVEIVISGLSKGRHSLLVFSNTFDSPELANYAPVSIFVNGVFSQTIQPTNRVTATIQAATSYINFNAETGKDVVIRFEADAKATGKIQKVILNGFELDLPNLKKQANTPTPANNDGHVILGNDFKLGWNSPEGTVSHDFYFGENEQKVAEANHNSPEFKGNLNKNTATVDNASLSNLKNYYWRVDEIDANKEVTQGKVWFFKPAQIAFPGAEGYGRFAIGGRGGKVIAVTNLNDSGPGSLRDAVEQEVGPKTIVFNVSGNIQLKSRLVVSQPFVTIAGQTAPGKGIMISRAPIGLTGNDGIIRFLRVRIGGGTTYDGMGLTGANHSIIDHCSISWTIDESFSSRGAHNISLQRTLISEALNVAGHDKYPAGKMHGYAATIGGDVGSFHHNLLAHNYGRNWSIGGGLNGDGYYGGKIDIRNNVVYNWGGRATDGGANQVNFVNNYYKPGVATKIFVALNAQIEGVGKGKQQYYFDGNVMPGYFDVKNQEKGRKFTLSNKAIVDYDVFLPKPFFESHVNTQSAEAAYKNVLSDVGANQPVFDSHDQRIINETLKGTYTYKGSKSGLGGMIDHQDDAGGWENYPNESRDANWDTDQDGLPNWWEESKGLNVNSIKGDFADANEGTGKGFTQLEDYLNWMAQPHYFVNATESLKIDVESLFKGFTDKPKYTIVKEENGSASISKKEVVFKATKKGFASLEVRVEDADGDSMNRIINVFVK is encoded by the coding sequence ATGAATATAGTTAAGACGCTTGCCTTTTGCGCAGGAACAATGATAACGTTTACATTTAGTGCTAGTGCGCAAACTCAGAATGTAATTCCGGTTAGTAAATCGGTAAAAGTCGATTTTGATTTGGCACAACGCAGAACTTTGGAAGTAAATGATCCCAATTATATTTCCTGGCCAATTAGCGAAGGAACTCAATTTGAGAAAAGTTTTGGAGACCTAAAAGTGACTATGAAAGGAGCTATTAATTCGAGCTGGCACAAAACAGGAATTCAGGCACCATTTTACGCCCGTTTGGTAAGTGATGGAATTGTTGCTGATAAAAGTGTTGAAATTGTAATTAGTGGATTGTCTAAAGGGCGTCATAGTTTGCTGGTTTTTAGCAATACTTTTGATAGTCCTGAACTGGCTAATTATGCTCCGGTTTCAATCTTTGTGAATGGTGTTTTTTCACAAACTATTCAGCCTACTAATAGGGTAACGGCTACCATTCAGGCTGCTACTTCTTACATTAATTTTAATGCTGAAACCGGAAAAGACGTTGTTATCCGTTTTGAAGCTGATGCAAAAGCAACCGGAAAAATTCAAAAAGTGATTCTTAATGGTTTTGAATTGGATTTACCAAATCTAAAAAAGCAAGCCAATACGCCAACGCCGGCAAATAATGACGGTCATGTGATTTTAGGAAATGATTTTAAGTTGGGATGGAATTCTCCGGAAGGAACTGTTTCTCACGATTTTTATTTTGGAGAAAATGAACAAAAAGTTGCTGAAGCCAATCATAATTCGCCAGAATTCAAAGGAAATTTGAACAAAAATACCGCTACTGTTGATAATGCATCACTTAGTAATTTGAAAAATTATTATTGGAGAGTGGATGAAATTGATGCCAATAAGGAAGTAACCCAAGGAAAAGTTTGGTTTTTTAAACCGGCCCAAATTGCTTTCCCAGGTGCTGAAGGTTACGGACGTTTTGCCATAGGTGGAAGAGGTGGAAAAGTGATTGCGGTAACCAACTTAAATGATAGCGGACCGGGAAGCTTGCGTGATGCTGTTGAGCAGGAAGTAGGACCAAAAACCATTGTTTTTAATGTTTCTGGAAATATCCAATTGAAATCACGTTTAGTTGTAAGTCAGCCATTTGTAACTATTGCCGGGCAAACAGCTCCCGGAAAAGGAATCATGATTAGCAGAGCACCTATTGGGTTGACTGGAAATGATGGGATTATTCGATTTTTGAGAGTTAGAATTGGTGGTGGAACGACTTATGACGGAATGGGATTAACAGGGGCTAATCATAGTATTATTGATCACTGTTCGATTAGCTGGACTATTGACGAATCTTTCAGTTCAAGAGGAGCGCATAACATTAGTTTGCAACGTACTTTGATTTCCGAAGCCTTAAATGTTGCAGGTCACGATAAATATCCAGCCGGAAAAATGCATGGCTATGCAGCCACTATTGGTGGTGATGTAGGTAGTTTTCATCATAATTTATTGGCTCACAATTACGGACGCAATTGGAGTATTGGTGGAGGTTTGAATGGAGATGGTTATTATGGTGGGAAAATTGATATTCGTAATAATGTGGTGTATAATTGGGGTGGACGTGCTACCGATGGAGGAGCTAATCAGGTAAACTTTGTCAATAATTATTACAAACCGGGAGTTGCTACTAAAATATTTGTCGCTTTGAATGCACAGATTGAAGGTGTGGGTAAAGGAAAACAGCAATATTATTTTGATGGTAATGTTATGCCAGGTTATTTTGATGTTAAAAATCAGGAGAAAGGGAGAAAGTTTACCCTGTCTAATAAAGCAATAGTAGATTATGATGTGTTTCTACCGAAACCATTTTTCGAATCGCATGTAAATACACAATCGGCGGAAGCTGCTTATAAAAATGTTTTGTCAGATGTAGGTGCTAATCAACCTGTATTTGATAGTCATGATCAAAGAATTATTAATGAAACACTTAAAGGGACTTATACTTATAAAGGAAGTAAAAGTGGTTTAGGCGGAATGATCGATCACCAGGATGATGCCGGAGGTTGGGAAAATTATCCAAATGAAAGCCGAGATGCTAATTGGGATACCGATCAAGATGGATTGCCAAACTGGTGGGAAGAATCAAAAGGGTTGAACGTAAATTCGATTAAAGGGGATTTCGCTGATGCCAATGAAGGTACAGGAAAAGGTTTTACACAGTTAGAAGATTATTTGAACTGGATGGCACAACCACATTATTTTGTGAATGCTACTGAATCTCTAAAAATAGATGTTGAAAGTTTATTTAAAGGTTTTACAGATAAACCAAAATACACTATTGTAAAAGAAGAAAACGGTTCTGCTTCAATTTCTAAAAAAGAAGTTGTTTTTAAAGCAACTAAAAAAGGTTTTGCCTCTCTTGAAGTTAGGGTTGAAGATGCTGATGGAGATAGTATGAATAGAATAATAAATGTATTTGTAAAATAA
- a CDS encoding aceric acid hydrolase produces MKKNIILLSVVLFSTVSFAQNKGLVDNSASPYSKLRSVGLQDVNWTNGFWKEQLNVANQETLPFMWDLYHNDEVSHAYANFEIAAGNRKGTFKGPSFHDGDFYKIFEGMAATYAVTKDKKLDKQMDEAIAMFAKVQRKDGYLHTPVLIDQRWGTLGPEEVKKQLGFEKYNMGHLMTAACVHYRATGKTSFLNVAKGVADFLYDFYKKASPELARNAICPSHYMGIVEMYRTTKNPKYLELANNLIDIRGTTNDGTDDNQDRIPFRQQTTAMGHAVRANYLYAGVADLYAETGEAKLLENLKSIWDDVAFRKMYITGACGALYDGVSPDGTSYDPTVVQKIHQAYGRPYQLPNATAHTETCANIGNVLWNWRMLQITADAKYADIVELALYNSVLSGVNLEGNKFCYNNPLTVTVDLPFEQRWSNEREGYIALSNCCAPNVTRTLAEVGNYAYSLSNEGLYVNLYGSNNLNTTSQEGDAIQLRQQTNYPWDGAITITIDKAPKEAYALFLRIPGWSNGTTILVNNQKIEGNPVSGSYLKVERKWKKGDVISLNIPMPVELMEANPLVEETKNQVAVKRGPLVYCLESDGISKTASINNIVLNTNSDFKIEPIQKSNRSLISIAAQGFLDNNSWNKKLYQPLNQDKEEIFLRLIPYFSWGNGTAKEMSVWFSH; encoded by the coding sequence ATGAAAAAGAATATTATTCTATTGTCAGTCGTACTTTTTTCGACTGTGTCATTCGCTCAGAATAAGGGATTGGTTGATAATTCGGCCAGTCCTTATTCTAAATTGAGAAGTGTTGGTTTGCAGGATGTGAATTGGACCAATGGATTTTGGAAAGAGCAACTGAATGTAGCGAATCAGGAAACCTTACCTTTTATGTGGGATTTGTATCATAATGATGAAGTTTCTCACGCCTATGCCAATTTTGAAATAGCTGCTGGAAATAGAAAAGGAACCTTCAAGGGTCCTTCTTTTCATGATGGTGATTTCTATAAAATTTTCGAAGGAATGGCAGCTACTTATGCTGTAACCAAAGACAAAAAATTGGATAAGCAAATGGACGAAGCCATTGCTATGTTTGCGAAAGTACAACGTAAAGATGGTTATTTGCACACCCCTGTTTTAATTGACCAGCGTTGGGGAACTTTGGGTCCTGAAGAAGTAAAAAAACAATTGGGTTTTGAGAAATACAATATGGGGCATTTAATGACAGCTGCCTGTGTACATTATCGTGCCACAGGGAAAACCAGTTTTTTAAATGTAGCCAAAGGAGTTGCCGACTTTTTATATGATTTTTATAAAAAAGCTTCGCCGGAGTTAGCCCGAAATGCCATTTGTCCTTCTCATTATATGGGAATTGTCGAAATGTACCGCACGACAAAGAATCCAAAATACCTGGAACTGGCTAATAATCTAATTGATATTAGAGGAACTACAAATGACGGAACCGATGATAATCAGGATCGAATTCCGTTTAGACAACAAACTACTGCTATGGGACATGCGGTGAGAGCCAATTATTTATACGCTGGTGTTGCCGATTTGTATGCCGAAACTGGAGAAGCTAAATTGTTGGAGAATTTAAAGTCAATTTGGGATGATGTGGCTTTTAGAAAAATGTACATTACCGGAGCTTGTGGAGCTTTGTATGATGGTGTTTCTCCTGATGGAACTTCTTATGATCCAACTGTTGTTCAAAAAATACACCAGGCTTATGGTCGTCCGTACCAATTGCCGAATGCGACAGCGCATACTGAAACCTGTGCCAATATTGGAAACGTATTATGGAACTGGAGAATGTTACAAATTACGGCTGATGCCAAATATGCTGATATTGTGGAATTGGCTCTATATAACAGCGTATTGTCCGGAGTTAATTTAGAGGGAAATAAATTTTGCTATAATAATCCTTTGACTGTAACTGTCGATTTGCCTTTCGAACAAAGATGGAGTAATGAACGTGAAGGATATATTGCCTTGTCTAATTGCTGTGCGCCAAACGTTACCCGAACGCTAGCCGAAGTGGGTAATTATGCTTATAGTTTATCTAATGAAGGATTGTATGTTAATTTATACGGAAGCAATAATTTAAATACAACTTCTCAGGAAGGTGATGCAATTCAATTGCGTCAACAAACCAATTATCCATGGGATGGTGCTATTACAATTACCATTGATAAAGCTCCAAAAGAAGCGTATGCGTTGTTTTTAAGAATTCCGGGCTGGAGTAATGGAACTACTATTTTGGTTAATAATCAAAAGATCGAAGGTAATCCGGTTTCTGGTTCTTATTTAAAAGTGGAACGTAAATGGAAAAAAGGGGATGTAATTAGTTTGAATATTCCAATGCCGGTGGAACTGATGGAAGCCAATCCATTAGTGGAAGAAACTAAAAATCAGGTGGCGGTTAAACGTGGTCCATTAGTTTATTGTTTAGAATCAGATGGGATTTCTAAAACGGCTTCGATAAACAATATTGTGCTGAATACCAATTCTGATTTTAAAATTGAGCCTATTCAAAAGAGCAATAGAAGTCTAATTTCGATAGCGGCACAAGGATTTTTAGACAATAATTCATGGAATAAGAAATTGTATCAGCCTTTAAATCAGGATAAAGAAGAAATTTTCTTACGATTAATTCCGTATTTTTCCTGGGGCAACGGAACGGCTAAAGAAATGAGTGTTTGGTTTTCACATTAA
- a CDS encoding SusC/RagA family TonB-linked outer membrane protein, whose translation MKQTFKIVFSVLLFSIMCLNGFAQNAAERTAITGKVVDKDGLGVIGLNVVEKGTKHAVLTDIDGNYKIQVPKGAVLQFTFIGMKTQERTVGTATTINLTMQEDTSTLNEVIVVGYGTQKKSNLTAAVATINPETVQDLPVSNLSEALRGLTPGLSVSNANGSSRPGGAADIQIRQSYGFSKDGNSTIPLIIIDDMIQIDTETGKPSQEAFNRLDPSEIESITILKDGSAAIYGSRASQGAIIVKTKRGKEGKAKFTYYSQFAVNDAISHVKTMNAYEHGIWKNRFLNSNLNPTPANYFSADELEQMKGLNYDWLKEAWKPATQQRHVLNVSGGTDKATYFAGLTYFTQGANLGEQDYNRWNFRTGTNVKVSNSLDFSASIGISTLDVQKSFSKASANLNDSSFGSLGGGEQADYMYLLHMPKYVPWQTTYNGKEYWMSPFPRTDRNLGSANANTTIAGWNYFATQEVGKQIDQEFSYNVNLNLTYKVPFIKGMSVKGSYARSQSSANTEQVQLPYDLLRITNHHLEGNHLLNPNSTYANNGLPETNIRGSRVYYNTDLSNLIQANIFANYARTFGDHDLDAMVGMERSDSEYKNVRLAYEGTGKDYVGSSTTAGPISTNSTADKGEAGTLSYLGRLNYSFKDKYLLSLIFRSDASTKFAPENYRAFFPGAQVGWVVSKENWFADNVSWVDNLKLRYSVGKTGNDNLQMWRWLQLWETIVDKGAQFGSAGGTLGPGVTPRVTPNRDVRWDATLKHNYGVDLAVLDNRLQITADYYFDKKTDMLITLATQAGTPISVGGATAESNYAAINTWGTEFSVNWRDNIKDNFSYNVGVNFGFSNNEIKKYPEAALGDPANNARVAGSSMFTPVWGFKTWKETSTGDGILRTDEDVTNYWNYLTERATAVGGTPNYMNITSVTNMRKGMLAYQDVAGAFDPATGERRAADGKITRLDDYQKLVNQNRTYGFTTNLGMKYKSFYLRSQISTSWGGYNTLDMVKQGTSSAHNDWAHEIFWNDMYDATDNPDGKYPNMGQQDYIFAPSDFWQLNTFRCVIRNLTVGFAIPKEALKSIKIDGLNFGITGNNLWDLYNPYPNKYRNMYDDSSTKYPTLRTWSLSMNVSF comes from the coding sequence ATGAAACAAACATTTAAAATAGTGTTTAGTGTATTACTGTTCAGTATTATGTGTCTGAATGGTTTTGCTCAAAATGCAGCTGAAAGGACTGCTATCACTGGAAAGGTGGTGGACAAAGATGGGCTGGGAGTTATAGGTCTTAATGTTGTCGAAAAAGGAACAAAACACGCTGTTTTGACTGATATTGATGGTAACTATAAAATTCAGGTTCCTAAAGGAGCGGTGTTACAGTTTACTTTTATTGGGATGAAAACCCAGGAAAGAACAGTGGGTACTGCTACAACAATTAATTTAACGATGCAGGAAGATACTTCTACTTTGAACGAGGTAATAGTTGTAGGTTATGGTACTCAGAAAAAATCAAATTTAACAGCTGCTGTGGCAACTATTAATCCGGAAACGGTTCAGGATTTACCTGTATCTAATTTGTCAGAAGCTTTAAGAGGGTTGACTCCGGGGTTATCTGTAAGTAATGCCAATGGTTCTAGCCGTCCAGGAGGAGCTGCTGATATTCAAATTCGTCAAAGTTATGGGTTTTCTAAAGATGGAAACTCTACTATTCCGTTGATTATAATCGATGATATGATTCAGATAGATACGGAAACAGGTAAGCCTTCTCAGGAAGCTTTTAATAGATTAGATCCTTCTGAAATTGAGAGTATTACAATTTTGAAAGACGGTTCGGCTGCAATCTATGGTTCTCGTGCATCACAAGGAGCGATTATTGTGAAAACCAAAAGAGGTAAAGAAGGAAAAGCTAAGTTTACTTATTATTCTCAATTTGCAGTTAATGATGCGATTAGTCATGTGAAAACAATGAATGCTTATGAACATGGAATTTGGAAAAACAGATTCTTAAATTCTAATTTGAATCCAACACCAGCTAATTATTTTTCAGCAGATGAGTTAGAACAAATGAAAGGTTTGAATTATGATTGGTTAAAAGAAGCCTGGAAACCGGCTACCCAACAAAGACATGTTTTGAATGTGAGTGGTGGTACTGATAAGGCAACTTATTTTGCCGGATTAACTTATTTTACTCAAGGGGCTAATTTAGGGGAGCAGGATTACAATAGATGGAATTTCCGTACAGGAACTAATGTTAAAGTAAGTAATAGTTTGGATTTTTCTGCTTCTATTGGTATTAGTACATTGGATGTGCAAAAATCATTTTCAAAAGCTTCGGCAAACTTGAATGATAGTAGTTTTGGTTCTCTTGGTGGTGGAGAGCAAGCTGATTATATGTATTTATTGCACATGCCTAAATATGTTCCTTGGCAAACTACTTATAATGGTAAAGAGTATTGGATGTCACCATTCCCTCGTACCGATCGTAATTTAGGTAGTGCTAATGCAAATACTACTATTGCAGGATGGAACTATTTTGCGACTCAGGAAGTTGGTAAACAAATTGACCAAGAATTCTCATATAATGTGAATTTGAATTTGACCTACAAAGTGCCTTTTATTAAAGGAATGTCGGTTAAAGGAAGTTATGCCAGAAGTCAATCCAGTGCAAATACTGAACAAGTTCAGTTGCCTTATGATTTACTTAGAATTACAAATCATCACTTAGAGGGTAATCATCTTTTAAATCCCAATTCTACTTATGCTAACAATGGTTTACCAGAAACCAACATTCGTGGTTCAAGAGTATATTATAATACTGATTTAAGTAATTTAATTCAGGCAAACATTTTTGCTAATTATGCTAGAACTTTTGGAGATCATGATCTTGATGCTATGGTAGGTATGGAGCGTTCTGATTCAGAGTACAAAAATGTTCGTTTGGCTTATGAGGGAACTGGAAAAGATTATGTAGGTTCTAGCACAACTGCTGGGCCGATAAGTACTAACTCAACGGCTGACAAAGGAGAGGCTGGAACACTTTCTTACTTAGGGCGTTTGAATTATAGTTTTAAGGATAAGTATTTGTTATCGTTGATTTTTAGAAGTGATGCTTCAACTAAGTTTGCGCCTGAAAATTATCGAGCATTCTTTCCTGGAGCTCAGGTGGGTTGGGTAGTGTCTAAGGAAAATTGGTTTGCTGATAATGTATCATGGGTAGATAACCTTAAATTGCGTTATTCCGTAGGTAAAACAGGAAATGATAATCTACAAATGTGGCGTTGGTTGCAATTATGGGAAACTATAGTTGATAAAGGAGCTCAATTTGGAAGTGCAGGGGGTACATTAGGGCCTGGTGTAACTCCTAGGGTTACTCCAAATAGAGATGTAAGATGGGATGCTACTTTGAAACATAACTATGGTGTTGATTTAGCCGTATTAGATAATAGGTTGCAAATTACAGCTGATTATTATTTTGATAAAAAAACAGATATGTTGATTACTTTAGCTACTCAGGCTGGTACTCCAATTTCTGTAGGAGGTGCAACTGCTGAGTCAAATTATGCAGCAATTAATACATGGGGAACTGAATTTTCTGTAAATTGGAGAGACAATATAAAAGATAATTTCAGTTACAATGTTGGTGTTAACTTTGGTTTTTCAAATAATGAAATTAAAAAATACCCAGAGGCGGCTTTAGGTGATCCTGCAAATAATGCTAGGGTTGCAGGTAGTTCAATGTTTACTCCAGTTTGGGGATTCAAAACATGGAAAGAAACTTCAACAGGAGACGGTATTTTGCGTACCGATGAGGATGTTACTAACTATTGGAATTATTTAACAGAACGTGCTACAGCAGTTGGAGGAACTCCAAATTACATGAATATTACCAGTGTAACCAATATGAGAAAAGGGATGTTGGCCTATCAAGATGTAGCGGGTGCTTTTGATCCTGCTACGGGAGAGAGACGTGCTGCTGATGGAAAAATCACTAGACTTGATGATTATCAAAAGTTAGTTAACCAAAATAGAACTTATGGTTTTACTACTAACTTAGGAATGAAATACAAAAGCTTTTATTTAAGATCTCAAATATCTACTTCTTGGGGAGGTTACAATACATTAGATATGGTAAAACAAGGAACTTCTTCTGCACATAATGATTGGGCTCATGAAATTTTCTGGAATGACATGTATGATGCTACTGATAATCCAGATGGAAAATATCCTAACATGGGGCAACAGGATTATATATTTGCACCATCTGATTTCTGGCAATTGAACACATTCAGATGTGTGATTAGAAATTTAACAGTAGGTTTTGCTATTCCAAAAGAAGCACTTAAATCTATAAAAATTGATGGACTTAATTTTGGTATTACAGGTAATAATCTTTGGGATTTGTACAATCCATATCCTAATAAATACCGTAATATGTATGATGATTCATCTACAAAATATCCAACACTTAGAACTTGGTCGCTTAGTATGAATGTATCATTCTAA
- a CDS encoding RagB/SusD family nutrient uptake outer membrane protein, with amino-acid sequence MKTKINKYIVLSLLVVLGVVSSCSDDFLEDKKQYKYFDEEFYQNEDRVTQYVNNLYFDFFDAYKSPTAIRVGSYTTTETSYTEEIGGISNLINPNVSLVNAQDGSGYYGPALRDAFDNVPYNRIRDCNAMLENIDVLGANLPQLFRDRIKGQMYYLRALQYYDLMRTFGGVPIVTTVQIATNTDESIKLPRATVTQVVNQIVADLDQAATLLPPNWDNANYGRFTKGAALAQKSRVLLTYASPLFNKNWDDSSIANGYKGDKNRWQDALDAGLAAETQLTADGYGLYGTNAKQWAEMFYINNNAFNKEAITIKLLSDGNTGSLYSNNSWERTIRLASQGGQGSGGVDVPKRMIDLFPMKDGTRPMDINGTAINTYNPFLFFKDRDPRFYRTFGFSGCFWPYNNTITTSTTQPTVWAYRWSTNATTGVAYSMGNDVSSPAFVRKMSSPTVSNASNFQFSGTDIMEYRYAELLLNIAECYAAKGDISNTITYLGKIRNRVGIPAANNYGIGTLATKYAALEACLYERSVELAYEGKRFYDIQRWMLYSDDATINDNTNSKLGIPVINGTQRIGNYLHYKLGTSAANTDPLATARASISVDPDAANFATQITALATFYTTNFELRSPPTPMDQVGNVATNIDWKSHYYIMGLNLTVLSQNPWLTQTKGWNDASGNTGTFNYQE; translated from the coding sequence ATGAAAACAAAAATTAATAAATATATAGTACTGTCACTATTAGTGGTTCTGGGGGTTGTTTCTTCCTGTAGTGATGATTTTTTAGAGGATAAAAAACAATATAAGTACTTTGATGAAGAGTTTTATCAAAACGAGGATCGTGTTACTCAATATGTGAATAATTTGTATTTTGATTTTTTCGATGCCTATAAATCGCCAACTGCAATTAGAGTAGGTTCTTATACTACAACAGAAACTTCATATACAGAAGAAATAGGAGGGATTTCAAATTTGATTAATCCTAATGTTAGTTTGGTAAATGCACAAGATGGTTCGGGTTATTATGGGCCGGCTTTAAGGGATGCTTTTGATAATGTGCCTTACAATCGAATTAGAGATTGTAATGCTATGTTAGAAAATATTGATGTTTTAGGGGCTAATTTACCACAGCTTTTTCGTGATAGAATAAAAGGACAAATGTATTACTTAAGAGCACTACAGTATTATGACTTAATGCGTACTTTTGGTGGAGTTCCTATTGTAACCACAGTTCAGATTGCTACTAATACAGATGAATCTATCAAATTGCCTAGAGCTACAGTTACGCAAGTGGTGAATCAGATAGTTGCTGACTTAGATCAAGCAGCAACTTTATTGCCTCCAAATTGGGATAATGCTAATTATGGACGTTTTACCAAAGGTGCTGCTTTAGCTCAAAAATCTCGTGTATTATTGACTTATGCTAGCCCTTTATTTAACAAAAATTGGGATGATTCATCTATTGCGAATGGTTATAAAGGTGATAAAAACAGATGGCAAGATGCTTTAGATGCAGGATTAGCTGCCGAAACGCAATTAACTGCTGATGGCTATGGCTTATATGGGACAAATGCTAAACAATGGGCTGAAATGTTTTATATTAATAATAATGCTTTTAATAAAGAAGCAATTACTATTAAACTTTTATCAGATGGTAATACAGGGTCATTGTATTCAAATAATTCTTGGGAAAGAACAATTCGTTTGGCTAGTCAAGGAGGTCAAGGTAGTGGAGGTGTTGATGTTCCAAAAAGAATGATTGATTTGTTTCCTATGAAAGACGGTACACGTCCAATGGATATTAATGGTACGGCCATTAATACTTATAATCCATTCTTGTTCTTTAAAGATCGTGATCCTCGTTTTTACAGAACTTTCGGTTTTTCAGGATGTTTCTGGCCATATAACAATACCATTACTACATCGACTACTCAACCTACAGTATGGGCATACCGTTGGTCAACTAATGCAACTACAGGTGTAGCGTATAGTATGGGTAATGATGTGTCAAGTCCAGCCTTTGTTCGTAAAATGTCAAGTCCTACGGTTAGTAATGCATCAAATTTCCAGTTTTCAGGTACGGATATTATGGAATACCGTTATGCTGAATTATTGTTGAATATTGCCGAGTGTTATGCTGCTAAAGGAGATATTTCAAATACTATAACGTATTTAGGTAAAATTAGAAATCGTGTAGGAATTCCTGCCGCTAACAATTATGGTATTGGAACTTTAGCTACTAAATATGCTGCTTTAGAAGCTTGTTTGTATGAACGTAGCGTAGAGTTAGCGTATGAAGGTAAACGTTTTTATGATATTCAACGTTGGATGTTATATAGCGATGATGCGACTATAAATGATAACACAAATTCTAAGCTAGGTATCCCTGTAATAAATGGCACACAACGTATAGGTAACTATCTACATTATAAATTAGGAACTAGTGCAGCTAATACAGATCCATTAGCTACTGCGCGTGCTTCTATTTCAGTAGATCCTGATGCTGCAAATTTTGCTACTCAAATTACGGCTTTGGCAACTTTTTACACAACTAACTTTGAATTACGTTCTCCTCCAACACCAATGGATCAAGTAGGTAATGTGGCAACTAATATTGATTGGAAATCACATTATTATATCATGGGACTTAATCTTACAGTTTTGTCTCAAAATCCATGGTTAACACAAACTAAGGGTTGGAATGATGCTTCTGGTAATACAGGCACTTTCAATTATCAAGAATAA